The genomic segment CCGtgcatgtatttatgtatttgtaattACCGTtataaatctgtcatttttaaaacagcagctgcagcaaatTGGCTCCATTAAATCTGACTGATTGCTATGAGTGAAGaggaaacagtggaaaacacGGTTTCCAGCTGGGACACAGGCGCCACCTGCTGGTCACTTTGGGTCATAGCGGAGTGATTTTAAACAGCACATCCTAAGAAATTCCACCATCCattattcattatctataccgttTATCTGTAAGGGGTGTGGGAGGGGggctatcccagctgacattgggcgagaggcgggttacaccctggacagatcgccagtccatcacagggccaaaaTTCACGCCCACCTTCACAACTaagggcaatttagagtcaccaattaaccaaACACGGAGAtaacccatgcaggcacaggaagaacatgtaaactcaacacagaaaagcccGGGGCTCGAACCCCGAATCTTCTTGCTTCCTgagaaaatgattaaaataataacaataataataacaataataataataataataataataataataataataataaaattactgtaagtaaaaggaaaagcaggaaCTCCTCATAATTGAGAAGCATGATATGTTATAACCTTACCTAAATCTCTCAAAGAAATGCGGTGGAATAGATGTTCAAGTGGCATGAAAAGGAAATACTCAAGCACAAgctaagtacagtacttgagtaaaggTAAGTAAAAAGTTAACTAACGGTCCATTGCTGCCTGCTGCTAGCTACAATGAGTTACTCAAACAAGTCGTTGCTAGCTGAATCCATTAATCAGTGCCTTAATTACATCGCATACCCTGTCTTTTGCTAACACTTTTACAACTTAGCGGAGGGTTTTCTTTGACGTTTCTCCTACAAAGAAACCTAATTACGCCAGTTTTTTCATCCTAACGTTTGTCTGTGTGAATTTGCTAGTTAGGTCACGTTGCGTAGCCAAGACAACACGTCAAGTCAGTTTGCTACTTGATGACTTAATCAAGGACAACCTTACACGACAGTGCAGACAACTAAACAATACCTTTATCGCTTTAAGTGCGATAttttatttccctttaaaaGTAACGACATGACTGCCTAACCGAAACAACATAAGATGCATTGTGGAAACAGTACACAATTTGGCCGAAGTGAAGACGAcgaaaaaaaaattctgccccgtgtgaggctcgaactcacgaccttcagattatgagactgacgcgctgcctactgcgccaacgaggcTCTGTGATTAAAGGATAGGCCATATATTTTTATTGGTACACACAATTATTATATGACGGGTAGCGTTAGATAATTTGCTTATAAAAGTCATATTCTCGTTCTAAATTGTCAAATTTGGTCGTGGATGAACAAAAGAGGGATTACACGTCGTTCACTTTTCTATGGAGTTTTCGCAGTGCTTTCGGAGCGAAAGGTCTCGTACCTACCCGTTTCACTGCAGAAACCCTTTTACGGTATGGTGTTAGCACTTCTACTCAAGTATATGATCTGAATACTTATCACACAATTGATTCGGATTTTTGTGAAGTACAATTATAACGCCAGCGAACAGTTTTGTTCGGCACTATGACATTTAAATGATGGGTTTTTTCCCACGGACCCTGAATGCATCGTGCTGCGGCCCCTTTAAATTCAATCTCCCGCGTTCCAAGTTAGGCGGAAATAGAAAGCCTTCTTTTCTCTATTTAAGCGCGCCAACAAAGAGTCTCACAGGATATCTAACCGTACTTCATTCACTGCACACAGGAGcgcttgtttttctctctccaccgGCTCTACTATCGTCCTGAAAAGATGCCAGAGGAAACGTCCACCGCGTCCGGCTCCGGGAGGTAAGAGTCGCCTGTAATATTTCTCTGCAGTCACTATAACGTACGGTGAGAAAACACAGCTAGCTAGCCTTTAGCCTTAAGCTAACGTTGACGACCTAGCGCGTTTAGTGTTGTGGCAAGATATCTGAATTCTAGAAACGTGCAGTCGGTGACAGCGATTATTAGAGTAGCAGCACAGTTAGTCGCGCCTGCTGGTGGGCGCAAACGCTGTTAACGAGCACCAGTCACCTTGGCTAGTCGGCTAACGACCACACGGCGCTAACAGCAATAAGGCGTAGCTACCGTCTCCGGACGTGAACTCCGCGAGACAACAGTAAAACGCAGGTGTGTCTAATGTGGTAGTACTTTAGAATCATGTCAGGTAACTTGTTTTTGCCGTTGACTCAAATGAAGTTTGAACTTTTACAGTATGGAGGAGAAGCCGtgctcatcagcagcagcagctgcagcagacaggTGAGTATCAGCGCTGCAAACTCTTTCAACACATGTGAatgcctctctttttctctctaagAAGCTTGATCAACCAAAATACATTTCCACTGTTCTTGTCATTAAAGTTACAATACAGTCAGTCTTGGGGTCTTTACCGTCATAATATCTCTAAAAGAAAgtataaagttttttttttttttttttttttcattttaatttatgtttagtgctgctgtaacaaagtaatttcctgtcaaggatcagTAAAGTATTATTCTATTTATAGTATTTGAAATGACAAATAGAATCTGACCCAACTTTGTTCACAAAGTCACACTAGCAAATGGATGAGACACTTAGTTTCTTGACTACAAAAAGTACAGTCAATGTCAATATGtaaccttttttccccctcattttcCTGCAGTTCTGTCGATGTCATGGAGGAGGCAAAGAAACTGATCGGTACAGGGAACAGGCATCTAGTGATGGGAGATGTTGTTTCTGCGGTCAGTGTTTTCCAGGATGCCTGCAGCATGCTGTGAGTACTTCGGGAGAGGACCTGTCACTGATTCAGCATGGAAAATGTTCACTGTTAATGTAGATGTTTATAAATTTAAAAGTAGCTGCTGTCTGTGGAGTATTCACTAATTTCTGGCCATTTTCTGAGGCTTTATCAGTctggatgtgtatgtgtgtttgtgagatcAAAAGTGAGAGTTTCTTTACTAGCTTTTGAGTTTAGCGTGAAATGCTTCTTGGAAGAAATTCAGAACACACCTCAACTAGGAGCTGCATTCCAGTGGTGCGATCTTTGATCATGTAATATTAGGCTGTACTTTGACCCATTCAACAATTGTGTGTTGTCTTTTTGCCAGAGCTGCAAAGTATGGGGACACTGCAGATGAGTGTGGTGAGGCCTTCTTCCTATGTGGGAAGTCCCTACTGGAGCTTGCCAGGTTGGTTCACTTTAACTGCTTACCATGAAAACTTGTGTATACAGTTTGTATCAGTCTTGAAATGCATTGTATTatgattgtgtttttctgaggtCTAGTCAAGCCCAGAATTCTATAAAGTTTTAGCATTTACTGCAGAAAGGCAACTTTGGTCCAGAATGAAAATGTTTGGCCTCAACACTTTTCCTTCCCTTGTAGCAGTACCTCTGTTTACTCTGGATAATTTcatggtgtttttgtttttttggtcaGGATGGAGAACAGTGTCCTTGGTAATGCCCTCGAGGGAGTCCCAGAAGaatcagaggaagaggagcagccTAACAACTCAAACATTGAGAGTGCCAGCAACCTTGATGGTCAGTATGTTAAACATTTCCAATGTACATCAAGGTTTGTCTGATTAAGGGCACAGGATTTGAGTTTTATCAGATAAATAACTGTCTAACCTGTATAAATCAGTCTTTGATTACACTTCCTAACCAGGAAAATCGATTCCCTACAAGCAGCATATCGGAATACACATTTTTTCAGGCTAGTGTCATTGTTAGGAAAAACTTACCTTGGTTTGTATATATTTCCTATGTGAAACTggtgaagaaaaaacaagagatgAGCTACGAAAGCAGGTCTATGATGCAATGGCTGACCAGGAAAAAACTGAGGCAGCTGACATCAAGCTGAAGTCTGAAGATCCAGAGAACACTGCTGAGGTGTCAAAAGAAAATGGTGAGGTGAAGTCCCCAGTGAAACGCATGAATGGATCAGAGAAGGCCTCAGAATCCCCTGTGAACAGGGAAGAGAAGAGTTCAGTCCAGGAAGCCACAGTGAATGGAGTTGAGAAGACCCCACGTGCTCCTGTGAACGGGGTGGGGGAAAGTCCTGCTAGGTCTCCTGGAAAAGAAACTGCAACAGAGACGAGGGTAGAGAGTGTTAAAGGGCAGAATGGAGAGGCAACCAAGACCAAGCCAGAGGATAAGGGATCCAAACCAGAGGCTGATCAGAACGAGGAGGAACCAGAGGGCAGTAGATCTGTGGATACAGAGCACTGTTGGTGTGGATGCACAAACTTAGTTTTTCTTGATTATAAACTCAACTTTAATGGGTGATTAGAGGGTGAAGGGGAATGCACAGGGCAAAGTGTAACCTGCACTGTTAGAACAATTTTTGAGCACATTTTAATTCCGTCTCCAAGTCACACTTAAAATGTGCATCATGAGAAAAATGAGCCTCTAGCTCTGTGTAATTATCCTGCTGTTGCtttcacagatgatgatgatgacgacgacgatgatgatgatgaggatggagagaaaaatggagaagAAAAGGTGAGTTCCCATACATGGAAGTCTGACAAATGTGGAATATATTCATTCTTGACATTTGCTGCCTTTGCCtttcaggaggaggaagaagttgGGAATTTGCAGTTGGCCTGGGAGATGCTGGAGGTGGCTAAAGTCATTTATAAAAGGTAAGGACAGCACTGCAGGATGAATTTTATGGTAAACTAAGAACAGCATGCGATGGTTATAAAGGCTTTGCTCAAGGATATGAAATTATGAGGTAAAAGTTAATATCTTATTCATTCCCACAGAAAGGAAAGCAAAGACGAGCAGCTGATGGCGGCCCAGGCATATCTGAAACTTGGAGAAGTCAGTGCTGAATCAGGTATGTTTCATGCAGCAAACTGAATTTGCCAAATTTTCCCCTGGTTTTCTCTGAATTAAAGCACTTTCATTGTTCTGCCACAGCTTCATGGGGAATCTTTGTTTGGCCCCTcacaaaatgttcatgtttgGTGATTGATTCTCCCAGGTAGATCTTATGGCAGGGACTTTCAGGGATTTCCAGTTTCTAAAGATTTATCAGGCATTGTAGGGAGAATGCAATATCTGAGTGTTGggggctaaaaaaaaaagttagtttcAAAGTTAACCTCAACAGAGATACATGAACACTACTGCATGAAATGTTGGTTTATCATGGAACATGCATATTTTAATCTCATCCACCACTTGTAGTGACtacctctgtctctttgttacCAAATGCTCCAGTTTAGCTTAACAAAATGCTCTCTCTTCCCCAGGTAACTACCCCCAGGCGCTAGAAGACTTCCAGGAGTGTCTTGCCCTGCAGCTGAAGCACTTGCCTCCCCACAGTCGTCTGCTGGCTGAGACCCACTACCACGTCGCCACCACACTGTGCTACATGGACCAGTACAGCCAGGCCATCCAGCACTACAACAGCTCCATAAAAGTTATCGAGACCCGTCTGGGTAAGGTTTTCTTTGTCTAgagttcagtgttttcagaaCTATAGCCTTGTGTACATAATGTTGAATGCTAACTTGTTTATAGATAAGTGTCAGCCACCTGCAAGTCAAATGTGGCATCTCCTTTTGGTTGTGCTCAGGTGCTCTCATGAGTTTAACAGGGTGGCAACTGGCTGAATGTATCCAGTTTACTCTTCAATATcatgcttttattgtgtttaattCTAATTTGTCTGTGTACAGCCATGTTGCAGGAGGTGATAGATGCAGCAGAGGGAGCAGATGGcgcagcagaggagaagaacgAGATGGAGGAGCTTAAGCAGCTTCTGCCCGACATCAGGGAAAAGGTGGAGGATGCCAAGGAGAGCCAGAGAACAGCCAGCACTGCCTCACAGGCCATCCAGCAGACACTAGTGGGTACACATTCATCAGACAGGGTTTAAACCAGATCCTCAACATGAGTGCAATTTGGCGTGCCAGGCTTTGCACTGATAGTGTTGAAATTCACTACCCAGAAAttacactataatgtagttCTAAATGTACAAatggtgtttaaaaaaaaatgcatcctCTTGTAGGGTGGTGCCTCAACCTCATCAGCATTCCTATGTGAAAATGGGGGcccttcatcttcatcagcatTTGCAACAGCCAGCCAGGTAAGGACATTGTGTTTCTGCACATAGAACTGAAGACATAAGTGACTCCACCTGGCCATAAAGCAATCaaaccaaacttttttttttttttttttaaatttcagattCCCGTTAAATCTGCGTCTGACAGCGCCTCGTCTTCCAAAGCAGTCTCTGACATCTCCCACCTCGTCAGGAAAAAGGTGAGAACCACTAATCTCCTCTTGCCAGTTTCTGTCAATCATATTTTCTTCTTGATTGCTGTCATTTTTATCTGATACATCAAAGGTTGAAGTTCAGCCAAAATGtcaattgttttattttttattttttgttgggCAGATTGAAAGCTCAGATCTATTTATCTAGTAACTGCTGAAGGAATAAAAACCTTCACAGCAGACTCCATAAAGGAGCTACCCTCTCTATACTTCTACCAGTCACTTCATGTATGGTCTGTGTGCTTGCCTGCTCTGGTTGTAGGGATGTTCTTACAGCTTTCTGCTGATGTGTTGTGGCTCTTGTGTGACCTGTGCAGTGACTGAAGTGTGACTTGTGTTGGTTACCAtagtgtagatgtgtgtgtgtgtgtaggtgactGTGTTGTGGTAGCTCTCAATCCCAGAAACAAAGCTTTGATTATGGGGCCGACTTGTGTGCATGATTCATTAAATTACTTGTGATTTTGACATGATTGGTGATGGCTACATATTTCAAATACAGGTTCAGCTGCACTGTTGTAAATGTCAGCCTGAAAGGTGGTTTGCATTGACTACAGTTGTGTTACAGACACCTTCagtcttctcttcctcccccatGTTTCTACACAGAGGAAACCAGAGGAGGAGAGCCCAGTAAAGGACACTGATGCTAAACAAGCGAAACAGGAAGCCACAATTAATGGCAGCGGTGACTCTAGTGCCAGCAACGGCAAAGGAGTCCAGGAGGGAAAATCGCAGGAGGCGAGTGATAGGCTAATGTCTTTACGATTGCACAACAGCACTCAAAAGATTGTGCTGCTTTGCTTAGATGGAAAGGATGGCCAGACATAACAATAGTTGGCAATTGCATACAACTTCCAGTGGAGTTCCAGCTGTATTTCAGTAGCTGTAAC from the Lates calcarifer isolate ASB-BC8 linkage group LG17, TLL_Latcal_v3, whole genome shotgun sequence genome contains:
- the LOC108902607 gene encoding histone-binding protein N1/N2 isoform X1, coding for MPEETSTASGSGSMEEKPCSSAAAAAADSSVDVMEEAKKLIGTGNRHLVMGDVVSAVSVFQDACSMLAAKYGDTADECGEAFFLCGKSLLELARMENSVLGNALEGVPEESEEEEQPNNSNIESASNLDEKTRDELRKQVYDAMADQEKTEAADIKLKSEDPENTAEVSKENGEVKSPVKRMNGSEKASESPVNREEKSSVQEATVNGVEKTPRAPVNGVGESPARSPGKETATETRVESVKGQNGEATKTKPEDKGSKPEADQNEEEPEDDDDDDDDDDDEDGEKNGEEKEEEEVGNLQLAWEMLEVAKVIYKRKESKDEQLMAAQAYLKLGEVSAESGNYPQALEDFQECLALQLKHLPPHSRLLAETHYHVATTLCYMDQYSQAIQHYNSSIKVIETRLAMLQEVIDAAEGADGAAEEKNEMEELKQLLPDIREKVEDAKESQRTASTASQAIQQTLGGASTSSAFLCENGGPSSSSAFATASQIPVKSASDSASSSKAVSDISHLVRKKRKPEEESPVKDTDAKQAKQEATINGSGDSSASNGKGVQEGKSQEPANQSASVESSA
- the LOC108902607 gene encoding histone-binding protein N1/N2 isoform X3 yields the protein MPEETSTASGSGSMEEKPCSSAAAAAADSSVDVMEEAKKLIGTGNRHLVMGDVVSAVSVFQDACSMLAAKYGDTADECGEAFFLCGKSLLELARMENSVLGNALEGVPEESEEEEQPNNSNIESASNLDDDDDDDDDDDDEDGEKNGEEKEEEEVGNLQLAWEMLEVAKVIYKRKESKDEQLMAAQAYLKLGEVSAESGNYPQALEDFQECLALQLKHLPPHSRLLAETHYHVATTLCYMDQYSQAIQHYNSSIKVIETRLAMLQEVIDAAEGADGAAEEKNEMEELKQLLPDIREKVEDAKESQRTASTASQAIQQTLGGASTSSAFLCENGGPSSSSAFATASQIPVKSASDSASSSKAVSDISHLVRKKRKPEEESPVKDTDAKQAKQEATINGSGDSSASNGKGVQEGKSQEPANQSASVESSA
- the LOC108902607 gene encoding nuclear autoantigenic sperm protein isoform X4 — translated: MPEETSTASGSGSMEEKPCSSAAAAAADSSVDVMEEAKKLIGTGNRHLVMGDVVSAVSVFQDACSMLAAKYGDTADECGEAFFLCGKSLLELARMENSVLGNALEGVPEESEEEEQPNNSNIESASNLDDDDDDDDDDDEDGEKNGEEKEEEEVGNLQLAWEMLEVAKVIYKRKESKDEQLMAAQAYLKLGEVSAESGNYPQALEDFQECLALQLKHLPPHSRLLAETHYHVATTLCYMDQYSQAIQHYNSSIKVIETRLAMLQEVIDAAEGADGAAEEKNEMEELKQLLPDIREKVEDAKESQRTASTASQAIQQTLGGASTSSAFLCENGGPSSSSAFATASQIPVKSASDSASSSKAVSDISHLVRKKRKPEEESPVKDTDAKQAKQEATINGSGDSSASNGKGVQEGKSQEPANQSASVESSA
- the LOC108902607 gene encoding histone-binding protein N1/N2 isoform X2, coding for MPEETSTASGSGSMEEKPCSSAAAAAADSSVDVMEEAKKLIGTGNRHLVMGDVVSAVSVFQDACSMLAAKYGDTADECGEAFFLCGKSLLELARMENSVLGNALEGVPEESEEEEQPNNSNIESASNLDEKTRDELRKQVYDAMADQEKTEAADIKLKSEDPENTAEVSKENGEVKSPVKRMNGSEKASESPVNREEKSSVQEATVNGVEKTPRAPVNGVGESPARSPGKETATETRVESVKGQNGEATKTKPEDKGSKPEADQNEEEPEDDDDDDDDDDDEDGEKNGEEKEEEEVGNLQLAWEMLEVAKVIYKRKESKDEQLMAAQAYLKLGEVSAESGNYPQALEDFQECLALQLKHLPPHSRLLAETHYHVATTLCYMDQYSQAIQHYNSSIKVIETRLAMLQEVIDAAEGADGAAEEKNEMEELKQLLPDIREKVEDAKESQRTASTASQAIQQTLGGASTSSAFLCENGGPSSSSAFATASQIPVKSASDSASSSKAVSDISHLVRKKPANQSASVESSA